The region CAGAAGGGAGCCATAGACGAAGCGTGGCCTCTGCAGGGCGCGCAACTTCCAGGACTGGCGTAGAAGAGGCAATACCTCCGCACCGCATACCACCATACGATTGCCCTGGTCTCCTTAGTTTTGCCCCCTTGAATCCTCAGTTCTGAGTGCGATAAGTTCTGCGCTTCCTGAAAACGTTGAACCTACAGCGGtatttactccccccccccctcaacctcTCACCCCCTCCCTGCGCTGGCGTGAGACTGCCTTGCGCGCGCATATTCTGAGAAAATTTCGGTGTTTCCGCAAGGGTACATCCACGTACGCGTTATGATAGCCACGTTGTCTCAAGACTTCGAGATGTTTCGTCCCACGTTAGCCGGATCTGGGTGTAGCTATGGCAAACGCCGGCAAAAACTAGCAAAACTAGCGCATGGGTTTAATAAGTCTACACAGTAAAATTTTGGCCGCGGAAAGTTCACCCTGATCAAATGACTTAAAGCAACGTCATCCTCTCGTATGCTCGCCGCTCGAATCGCTCGTCTTGTACGGTCAATAACGAAACAATAGCTGTGATTTATTCCCTTAAAGTTACTCTGCTAAAGGCACTGAAATTTTTTGGTTTAATGTAGCCTCTGGCTCATAAGGAGTGTCACTTTTTCTCAGAATTTCGTGCGACCGCCTTCTGCAAATGTGCTATTTACATGGTCATTCTTCTTTACAATATAAGCACATATTGGGTGAGATGTCTGAGGAGTTGGTCCTGCACTTTATTCGAGAGGTTTACGGAAGACTTCTTGCACGTTTCCAGAACGACATTTTATGCCAACTAGAGTCAACGCGAATGACAAGGAAAGATCATCCGGGTACCCGCTTTGGTCCTTTATAACGAAGTGTGTCTTGAGGTGAAAATCAATCATACCGAAAAAGACTGGCATAAAATGAGACCTTTAAACGTAAGATACTGTTGAAATTTAAGAGGGTGTCTTGCTACGAGTGCTTGGTCTTCGCTTCGAACAGCCTCGCTGCATTTCATAGACAGCAACTTCGGCTTACGATCTCCCCTAATCATTCTTCGCCTTCCTTGGACTAAATAGCTGGCATGGTAAGTGTGCCACTTTTCAAGGTCACGCTGCAAAGTAGCTGTCTTTCGCGAGTGCGCGCTCAGGCGTGCTTGCCCGGCGCGCTTACTGTGCGCCAACTTTTATTAGCACGAGTTCGGCACAGTTCGGCAGTATTGTATTAGCAGTAGTGTATCAGCCAGTGCATCAGCAGTCTATAGCAGCCTATCACGTTCTGTTATACAGCCCCTTAGTCATCATCTTCTTTTATTGCGAAAACACCACTTCACGAGCTTTAATCGGCTCACCGAATTTGTGTGAAccttgaccttgaaggtgaccttggcaaAGCATAGcgtagcaacagcccatgcagcactatgctatcgccgcagccgaatacgcctagtgttaaactgcgacgcactctggcgctgtgcattgcacatcgtcatcttccaATTACGGCGCCAACTGTCTAACCTCGATCCgactatagacttcttatagactatattgccttcgtatggatatttctttttgtctattcatagtgtatagactgtcatagaaaaAAGTCTAAGAAAAGTCTGTGGCTAAAAATCTATGCATTGTCTATAGGCGgtgtataggatttgtattgccaatAAACTGTTCTTTAGagtttttctatagacagtctatagagtttctagatagaagtctatggacagtctatagactgtgtaaaaaaaattttgtaagggtaATGTCGTTGACAGACGTACCGACGACCCTGCAGAGCAAAACCATgcgccaaccaggctaaacatatGTTTTCTTACGCCTACTCGGTTTAGCAACGTTAGAACCCTACCACTGTTTTTCTTTCATCGCGAATGTTGACGATAGGCTATTTTTGAACGCTCAAAGCCCTGCGTCACGTGATCGCTACGAAGGAAACCAGAAGAGCTTCTCCGGAATTCGTGGTAATGGAGAAAAAATTCAAACTAGGCACAGTTTTTTCACTATGCTGTGCCCGGACTGTCACTCTTGATACAGCGTGTGAAAATGTCAATAGTTTTCATTTCTGCCCGCAGAACAGCAATAATTTCAACGTAATTGCAGAAACGGTCATTTACTACGTATGTCTCTAAGAAAGGCGAAGGTACCAGCTGCCAGAAGTTCGCGAAACCTGCCGAAAGATAATTTCATGCAAGAACTGAGCCTAACGGCCGAACCGCCTAAAATTTAGTGTAATGCTGCATTCGCAGGTGATGGAGCAGTTTTAAATTTTTCTCCTTGTTTACTGCATACGCCAGCGTATTCTCCcgaagttttatttttattattagtgtcttatttattaaaataaaaaCGGACgtaaaaagatgttgctagccgcggcatctgccatcgatacctgaagcacctgagctgaggctgTCGTGAGTAAAACGACAGGGAGGAGATAGTGAAGGGGAAATAAAGAGGGGAGCGATAGAGGGAAAGGATAGTCCAATTGGAGCCTGTGAGCTATGTCCGTGGTGTCTCAGCCAAAGTGCCGAGGGCTATAGCGTACAACGTTCAGTCtgctgttcttgttttttttttgcgacttaATTAATCGACCGCGACAAAACACCGTTCTCTTAGGCACCGCAGCACCGTGTCAGACTATGACTCCATGAGACTTCTCTAAGCTATGGCCAAATGACCGCTCTTGTCATTCCTATTTGCAGTGATTGATCGGCATAGAAAAGCCTTATTAAGCGGTAAATTTATTGTCATTTGCATTCAGTAACAGTCTCAGTTAACGTCTCCAGTTTGATAGAAGAACTGTTGCAACCTGCACGCAAGAATTTAAAGTCGCAAGTCGGAGTCAAGCAAGCCTAAAGTAATTAGCATTGTTATTTCATGAGCATCTTCTGTTCGTTATAAGTACAAGCCCTACGACGTTAGCAGCGCTTAAAGTTGTCCCTATCTTTAACCCTAACACTGTGTTAGCCACCACCTGCTGCTGCGTGACGCCTTGTGTCCACGTGTTTGTTTCTTCCCTGGGAAGAACGATCGGTTCTTCTAGAAAGCAAACTTCCCTCGCAAAAGAAGCTGTTACAACTCAGCCCTCGTTTGCACTACTGGGCATCGCCAAGTTATAAGTGATTTGAATTACACAGCGCCCTTCATGAATTTCCCCCTCATAAATTCGCGCGCAAAATATTTTAAACGTCTGGCGCTGGCCATTCCGAACATGCTCGTTCTGCTTTCCCCGTTCATATCGCTTATTTCGTTCCGAACAACTTTCCTCGACGTTCTTGCATTCAGAACTGTCAGCAGTGCGAGtcttaaaatttgtttttgaacGGTGTAATGCTGAAAATGAAACGTGTCTATTTTGGCGCACACACATTTGTTTCCCGTGGCACCGTTCCAGTTCTCAGCGTCAATGTTTGCAGTTGACATCAAATAAGCGAGATGAAATTACCTCGCCCATTGCCTATTTGGGCACCGAAATGGACAATGGAAGTCGTTGATGAATGCAAACAGAGCTCTTTGCTAAGGACTCTGTGCCCACATGCGTGTCCGGCGAGAAGCTTGGGTGGTAGCGAAGACAGGGCTGCCAACCAAGCCGCCCGCCGGACACAAATGACGTGGACTCAAGGGCCTCAGCGATGGGTTCTGTTTGCATCCATCAACGAAAACGGCGTGTTTTGCATGATGGTAGCATAACAGCGAAGAGGCACAAGGTCAGGACATTGGTATGCTGCGCACACGGACAAAATAGAGTTGTTTCATTTTAACGGAGTAGAAAGTGTTGCACCTGGCTCGTAAAAGCCGAGAGGAAGTCCGGGAGGAAACGTGCGTGATAGCAAGTTTTTAGTACGGGGAACAGCGATGGAATAGTTTCCTTCTTCACGGTAAGCAGCTGTATGCGAATGGAAGCACTCAACTTTACGAAACTAAAGCAGCGATCTTCATGCCTTAGTGTCCAAGGTACAGGTTTCTTCACTAAAGAGGGATTGACGGCTATTCAGGCGATCAATGACGCTTAAGGCGGAACACCGTGGATTTAAGGAGAAGCACAAGGAGATAAACGGACTAAGGGACGATTAAGGAGAAACACTGTGACTGCTCTGGAATAAAACTAACGCATTGTCGCTGTGGACCTTACAACACCATCACTAAAGGAATAACGCCATAAAAAATTCGACCAATTTGCAAATTTACAGGCAAGTTTTGCTAGGCAGCTGGGAGAGTCACGTGATGTGATGTGTCTGATGGAGCCATTCCATTAAGCATGCCGGCATTGTGAAACCTACTTCTGAAGCCCAGATGAGTAAATGCGGGAAACAAGTATGAAACCGAAAAGCGTGAGGCTCCTCGAACTTAGGCGCATCAAGGCAAGGTCCGTAGTAGTCTGCGCAACCAACTCCTGGCGCACGTTCAAATAGGGCAGTCTGTTGTAGTTGTGCGCGTAAGGATGATGGCTATGGAATGAATTGCATCCAAATAGCTGAATAAGGCCAGTGAATTTCGCGAAGAAAACGTGTCCTTCGGCTACAGAAAAGTGAAGATTCGTGCATTCCAGCATCAGTCTCGTCGAGCTGGTCAAAATGTGCTCTCATTGTGTGCTATATCCCACACGTACATGTATGGTACCGATAAACACAATGTCAAAGGCCTTCCGCCCAGTCGTCGCTGGTACAGTCATCTGCAAGCAAGTGCGAGAAGTCcccacatacccagcaattctgacaAAGGAATTTTTGGCAATGGCAATGGTGACAAAGGCAAtggtttatgaacgcaatttttactATGTCAGAAGATTTAACCGTAGCACtcattatatccgcagatctcccctcaTCAGGCTTGCATTGTTTTTGCAATTAAAgttttttgcagttttcaaaGACATTCCttattggttttatatggcagtccTAGCTACTCAGTACGAGtgctggaaaaactttaaaagaaatattctgCTACGGATTCGAAGAATGAACAGTTACCTTTAATGATTCCATAATAGTACATTACAGTATTCCAATATACAAAATTTTTGTCTAAGAATCCTGCTCTTTATTCTTCTGCGTTCTTTTCGAAGATTTAGGGATAAATTACAGCAATAGTTAAGCTACCCCTCTCATTTCTTCGTAGCCTTGAGGGCGAAAGGTGTCGGTTCTTTACTGACTGTACTAATCAGATGCGGTAAGATATAAAGCAGGAACGCAATATATTATGACGCCTATCACCATTTTACTTTCCTTACTATATGAacatgtacagtcgtccacagacctgccTAGAGCGCTCGAACACTATGCAGCCTGCGCTCCGCaacgcgcagagcgacgtctagcggcggCGCCTGGTTTGAGACTGCGCATCTTTGACTGTCGTCTGAGCATCGGACATGTGCTATCTCGAagcaggcgctgccgctagacgtcgctctgcggaACGCAGACGGCGCGGAGTTCGAGCGTTATAGACAGGTCTGTGGAGGACTGTACAACTGCAATGTGAAGCGCGCACAGTAATTTCGGCCTTGTTATCAGAATTTTGGATAGCATCGCGTTACCGGTTCGCACCGAGAGAAAAAAACACACCATTGGATGAGGACGAGCAGTGGGATCTGGGAGCAATGTTTAGTGCCAAAGCTGTGTGACCTAGAGCAAAGTGGATGCAGCGGGTAGGCTAGGAGGAATGGTGATACTGACCAGCATGCGACGACACGTGCAGGAGACGTCGAGAGACCGAGTGCAGCCCCCGACGGAAGGAAGACGAGATTGCCGTCCCCGCTGCAATCCCTGCCAAGTGACCGATGACTGCCACGATGCGGTTGCTGGCTGTGCTACCGGTCGCCACGGCTCTCTTGCTGTGGGCAGCTGTCGACACGTGCTTGGGCCGACGGATAACCAAGGCCACTTCGGACCCGACCTCTTGCCCCGCTATCTGCGCAAAGAGGGCCTTTTTCATCGCACAGAATGGCACAAGTGTCTCCATGCAACCACAGGAGATCCTAGTAGTGGATAGTGTTCAAAAGATCCTGATGACCATCAAGGGTGGTGAAAAATGGGTTACTATAACTGTTGGAGGGGATAAGGTACATGTTCCCTCTAGAGCGCAGATCCAGATCCGGGTTATCCTGCAAAAAAATCCGCAGATTAGGGCTTTGCTGATAGGATTTATCGAGGGAAAACGTGTTCAGCTGAAGCAAGGCCTGGTCGCTACGAAGACACCCGTGAAAAGGAATCCCCCGAAAAAACCAGCACCGCCGACTAAGCGCCCTACTGCGAAGCCTAAAACGACGCCCAAAGCAACAAAAAACAACCAAAGGACAAAAAAGCCTGCAACGAAGAGGACGAAACCCACCAAAAAGGGCAACGTGAAAACCACCAAAAGGGTACCTGCTAAATCCACCAGAAGGCTCACTACTAAAGCCACCAAAAAGCCCGTTACAAAAACCACCAAAAAGCCGATCGCGAAACTCACCGAAAAGCCGACTACGAAACCCCCCAGAAAGTCTACTCCGAAGTTAAAGTCAAAGCCGCCCAAAGGGGTCACTCCGAAGCCCTCTCAGAAGTCAGTTACACGGCGGCAGCTTCAGGGAAGTATTCATTTTAACGCCAGTTTTGAGTTTTGGAAAAATTTCCGTTCGAACATGCCAATGCCCGACATCAGCCGTATAGGGCTGATGTACATCAATGCGGTGCCCAACATCGACCCCAAAGCGCTTATCCTGCTGGGATACCTGTTCAGTCAGCCAAACTACTTTTCAGTGGTCTACCAAACGCTGATCCAGATTGGCATCAAGTTCCCGAGCCTGACCGGGCCAATCAATTCGGTAACTTGGAATAACGTCCTTATCCCTTTTCCGCAGCCGCTTGTTGTGAGCTACATAGTTAATGTGAAAGGCGGGGTGTTCCAAGTGCCCAGAGAGGCACCAAAACTTGCCCTCTACCTTTCCACGCATGCCGCAGAGATTGCGGGGGTGGCCAGTTCTTTGAGCCGGATCGGTGGCATGTACTCCATTAGCGGCGGGAACCAAATTACCGGTTTCACAATATTCGGCCAATTCTACCGCTTTACGAAGCCCGCGGTCACGACCTTGGTCTTAAACGGGCGCAGCTACGTACTTCCCAAGGACATCGACGCGATTCTGGTTGCCGTGAAGAGCAATTACAAGTTATTCTATAGCCTCCAGATGCTCCTAGAAGCGTTCGGTGTGCAATTCAAGAAAGCCAATCCGGCCGTGATGCAGGGTTTGACCCCCCAGGGCAAAAGCCACAGCATAAACATTGTGCCCGGTGTGCGCATAAAGATCGACGACAAATTCTACGACATTCCGGCTGACCTGGAGGCGATATTCAAAAAGTCCGACGGCTTCAAGGTGGGTGCGCTCCTTGCGGCTCTCCAGGAGAAGGGGGTCCCAGTGAAAGTAGACGAAAAAACTGGGGTCATCGAGGGCATTCTCATCAAAGACGGCCTGGTCCCGTTCCCTTACACCATCGACCTGCGCTTCAAGATGGACAACACGGTCTACGTGATACCACGCGACCTCCAGAAGCTAATCGCCGTCCTCGAGAAGAAAAACATGCCCAGCAAGATCCTGTCAATTCTGTACGACCGTTACGGAGTGATTCCCGTGCGCAATGCCGACAACACGGTGATTGCTATCTCTTTCAACGGCAAGAAGTACCCCGTCAAGGCGCAGCCACTGACAGCCGTTACGATTCGCGGACGCAAGTTCCTCCTTCCAAAAGACACCGCCAAATTGGTAGACTTCGTGCAGTCCTTGAAAAACGACGACAAAATCGGGTTCGAGTTCTTGAAGGCGCTCAAGGTTGCCGGCTTCATGCTCGTCACCGACGACGACGGCGCAATGCGCAGAATCCAGAAGGGGGCGCAGTTGATCAAACTCGGTATGGAAATTCGTGTCAGAGTGATCTACGATAAAAAGACCTACAAAGTGCCCCAAGACTTGATGCTGCTAGTGAACCTGATTCGCAAGTCTGGTCCGGCCCACGTGAAGAAGGTTACGGATCAACTGAAAGCTTTCGACGTGGAAGTTACAAGGAAAGACAAGAAGTTAAAGATAGTTTTCAACAGCGTCCAGTATGTAGTAGATTTACAATCTGGCAGCGTCCAGGGATAGCAGTTTCACGGCATCTCGCTGTGTGATTTCTGGATGAAGACGCGAGCAGTATAAACAAGAGCGGTGATCACGCACGTTCAATAAATATATTTCTCTGACTCTCGTGTTGATCATGTTGTATTATTAAAGAAAACAGAACTGCCCGCCACTGACCTGGGTGAGCGAAAGAGCGTCTTTAATGCGATAGAAAGTCTGGCGTCAACGGCCGAGAAGATTTTGCACCTGTGTTGCCTCGTGCCTGATTACTTTatccctttatttttcttttgttcctctGCTTCCCTTCCGCCTGTACACAGCAGGCAACCGGAATTGTCTTCCCGTGTACCTGCTCAGTTTCTCCCTCATTCTGTCTCGCTCTTTACGTCGAGTAGAACGACGGCAAAACCGATAAGACGATGAACTGTGATGAAGTCAGCAGTGCGATGCACGGCATAGTCGCCGGGCAAGCTAAAAGCCTCGTTGCATGTAACTAAAATTGTTTCCCCCTATGGCAGCCTTCGTGTCGCCATGTGCTGGCGGATAGTTGCATCCGCTGAAAGAAGCTGACAAACCTTACTATTCTTCGCCTCGATCAGACGGGCTTAACCTAAACTTGGCTGTGCCCGATAAGGTTTGCGTAGTGTACCGCGGGACGTGGATGGATTTTTATATCGCTGCTTGCTCTCGGTGTAACCAgctgcccttacaaaaacttctttatacagtctatatactgtccactgacttctgtctatgaagtgtatagactctctatagacgaaccctagagaacagtccataggcaatacaaatcttatatGCAGTGtacagacaatctatatatttacgggcatacacttttagtagacttttgtctgtagacagtctatagactatgagtagacaaaaacaaata is a window of Amblyomma americanum isolate KBUSLIRL-KWMA chromosome 4, ASM5285725v1, whole genome shotgun sequence DNA encoding:
- the LOC144128398 gene encoding uncharacterized protein LOC144128398 isoform X2, with the translated sequence MTATMRLLAVLPVATALLLWAAVDTCLGRRITKATSDPTSCPAICAKRAFFIAQNGTSVSMQPQEILVVDSVQKILMTIKGGEKWVTITVGGDKVHVPSRAQIQIRVILQKNPQIRALLIGFIEGKRVQLKQGLVATKTPVKRNPPKKPAPPTKRPTAKPKTTPKATKNNQRTKKPATKRTKPTKKGNVKTTKRVPAKSTRRLTTKATKKPVTKTTKKPIAKLTEKPTTKPPRKSTPKLKSKPPKGVTPKPSQKSVTRRQLQGSIHFNASFEFWKNFRSNMPMPDISRIGLMYINAVPNIDPKALILLGYLFSQPNYFSVVYQTLIQIGIKFPSLTGPINSVTWNNVLIPFPQPLVVSYIVNVKGGVFQVPREAPKLALYLSTHAAEIAGVASSLSRIGGMYSISGGNQITGFTIFGQFYRFTKPAVTTLVLNGRSYVLPKDIDAILVAVKSNYKLFYSLQMLLEAFGVQFKKANPAVMQGLTPQGKSHSINIVPGVRIKIDDKFYDIPADLEAIFKKSDGFKVGALLAALQEKGVPVKVDEKTGVIEGILIKDGLVPFPYTIDLRFKMDNTVYVIPRDLQKLIAVLEKKNMPSKILSILYDRYGVIPVRNADNTVIAISFNGKKYPVKAQPLTAVTIRGRKFLLPKDTAKLVDFVQSLKNDDKIGFEFLKALKVAGFMLVTDDDGAMRRIQKGAQLIKLGMEIRVRVIYDKKTYKVPQDLMLLVNLIRKSGPAHVKKVTDQLKAFDVEVTRKDKKLKIVFNSVQYVVDLQSGSVQG